Proteins encoded together in one Planctopirus ephydatiae window:
- a CDS encoding DNA alkylation repair protein, with the protein MTAEQIVAQLRKLGSEGTAKVLRNHGAHDPCLGVKIGDMKPLQKQIKKNYALSLELYDTGIYDAMYLAGLIAEPELMTKKDLTGWVKTASKPIASYVVGPTAAGSPAGWNIALAWIKSRKEIENIAGWATLSAMASIYSDEKLDLAEYQRLLAEVESTIHAAKDAVRYQMNSFVISVGSYLCPLTDVAIETGNRIGRLKVDVGDTNCNVPFAPEYIEKVKARGNLGKKRKSAMC; encoded by the coding sequence ATGACCGCAGAACAAATCGTGGCACAACTCCGGAAGCTGGGGAGCGAAGGGACGGCAAAGGTTCTTCGCAATCATGGTGCTCATGATCCTTGCCTTGGGGTCAAAATCGGCGACATGAAGCCCCTGCAGAAGCAGATCAAAAAGAACTATGCGCTATCGCTGGAGCTCTATGACACGGGCATTTACGACGCCATGTATCTCGCCGGATTGATTGCAGAGCCAGAACTGATGACAAAGAAGGATCTGACAGGCTGGGTGAAGACAGCGTCCAAGCCGATCGCCAGTTATGTCGTCGGCCCGACTGCGGCTGGCAGTCCAGCGGGTTGGAACATCGCGCTGGCCTGGATCAAGTCCAGGAAGGAAATTGAGAATATCGCCGGTTGGGCCACTCTTTCTGCGATGGCCAGTATTTACTCTGACGAGAAACTTGACCTCGCTGAGTATCAACGATTACTGGCCGAGGTCGAGAGCACAATCCATGCGGCGAAGGATGCCGTACGCTACCAGATGAACTCATTTGTCATCTCAGTGGGAAGTTATCTCTGCCCCTTAACCGACGTGGCGATCGAAACCGGAAATCGAATCGGTCGGTTGAAAGTCGATGTGGGCGACACCAACTGCAATGTCCCGTTTGCGCCCGAGTACATTGAAAAAGTGAAGGCTCGCGGCAACCTTGGAAAAAAGCGCAAGTCTGCCATGTGTTGA